A single window of Cydia strobilella chromosome 18, ilCydStro3.1, whole genome shotgun sequence DNA harbors:
- the LOC134749225 gene encoding N(6)-adenine-specific methyltransferase METTL4 yields the protein MSVLYQNNCNILIDHSKYINKIYSNVSSTDESNAYKINLCLFSIIVDKELKEVPNKKRKLQNQELNEECSRVKYMYEQFLSMLPAKLKQNRVKSTSSEVRDRAQKLFEATVFEHRGINGGNNSDSAILCTVKDNQFLIPSNCRFYCGCVKEQCEKLNGSKYDIVVADPPWWNKYIRRLKHANEKLSYSMMYNEDIASIPVRNVLSPNCLVAIWCTNAPSNIAAVKELIFPQWGVDYLTTWYWLKVTTDMEPLCDFSTGCKKQPYERIILGKVGDVKVPEDQLIVSVPSALHSHKPPLLELLSPYVKTSTPQTLELFARYLLPNTTSVGFEPLKWQHISLYEKVC from the exons ATGAGCGTTCTATACCAAAATAACTGTAATATATTAATAGATCAcagtaaatacattaataagATTTATAGCAATGTTTCTTCCACTGATGAAAGTAATGCTTACAAAATTAACCTGTGCTTGTTTAGTATAATCGTTGACAAAGAACTTAAagaagtacctaataaaaagaGAAAACTACAAAATCAAGAGTTAAATGAAGAA TGTTCAAgagtaaaatatatgtatgaacaatttttaagtatgttaccAGCAAAACTGAAGCAAAATCGAGTAAAAAGCACTTCAAGTGAAGTGCGGGATCGAGCTCAAAAGCTATTTGAGGCGACTGTGTTTGAACATAGAGGCATAAATGGTGGAAATAATTCTGATTCCGCAATTTTATGTACAGTAAAGGATAACCAATTCCTTATTCCTTCTAattgtag ATTTTATTGTGGATGTGTAAAGGAGCAATGTGAGAAACTAAATGGCAGTAAATATGACATAGTGGTAGCAGATCCTCCCTGGTGGAACAAATACATAAGGAGGCTGAAGCATGCTAATGAGAAGCTCAG TTACTCCATGATGTACAATGAAGACATTGCCTCCATACCTGTGAGAAACGTGCTATCTCCAAACTGCCTTGTTGCCATATGGTGCACAAATGCACCGAGCAATATTGCTGCTGTCAAAGAGCTGATATTTCCTCAATGGGGTGTGGACTACTTGACTACTTGGTACTGGTTGAag GTCACAACAGATATGGAGCCCCTATGCGACTTCAGCACTGGATGCAAGAAGCAACCTTACGAGAGAATCATATTGGGGAAAGTTGGGGATGTGAAGGTGCCAGAGGACCAGTTAATCGTCAGCGTTCCGAGCGCTTTGCATTCGCACAAACCTCCATTATTAG AACTTCTATCGCCTTACGTGAAAACCAGCACACCTCAAACACTGGAACTATTCGCGAGGTACCTCCTACCAAACACGACCAGCGTTGGCTTCGAGCCGCTCAAATGGCAGCATATATCACTGTATGAAAAAGTTTGTTGA
- the LOC134749220 gene encoding UDP-glucose 4-epimerase-like, protein MRVRVLPARTRSIFEYIYFLKPFLYRASACSEELMGIRNRQQQGTMPRFKTILVTGGAGYIGSHCVVDLVQAGHEVVAIDNFANAVGDDDGSPALRRVEEITGKKVTFYKADLLDKSQISDIFDKHPVDCVIHFAALKAVGESMQQPLLYYQNNLLGMLNLLEIMRSHNCFQMVFSSSCTVYGEPKHLPITEDHPTGSITNVYGRTKYFIEEMLKDLSTADKRWNIISLRYFNPVGAHPSGLIGEDPTKEFTNLMPFMAQVALGKKPVLTVFGNDYQTPDGTGVRDYIHVMDLASGHVAALNLLSENHVGLKVYNLGTGRGVSVKELVEVFEKVTNTKIPLKYEARRLGDITAMWADATLAKNELNWVTKHTIEEMCTDFWRWQTMNPDGYPKKNVKTSVIVNGKS, encoded by the exons atgcgcgtgcgcgtgctgccGGCGCGAACGCGTTCCATTTTTgaatatatttactttttaaaaccGTTTTTGTACCGTGCCAGTGCGTGCAGTGAAGAGTTGATGGGAATTAGGAATAGAC AGCAACAAGGCACAATGCCACGCTTCAAGACTATACTCGTGACCGGCGGGGCGGGCTACATAGGCAGCCATTGCGTGGTAGACTTAGTCCAGGCTGGACACGAAGTTGTGGCTATAGACAACTTCGCCAACGCAGTGGGAGATGATGACGGGTCACCAGCGCTGAGGAGGGTGGAAGAGATCACAGGGAAGAAGGTCACGTTTTACAAAGCTGATCTATTGGATAAGTCGCAGATCAGCGACATTTTTGACAAG CACCCAGTAGACTGCGTCATCCACTTTGCGGCGTTGAAAGCGGTCGGCGAATCTATGCAGCAGCCCCTTCTCTACTACCAGAATAACTTGCTTGGAATGCTCAACCTACTCGAG ATAATGCGTTCACACAACTGCTTCCAAATGGTATTTTCATCATCGTGTACCGTGTACGGCGAGCCGAAACATCTGCCGATCACAGAAGACCATCCGACGGGGAGCATCACGAATGTCTACGGCAGGACTAAGTACTTCATTGAAGAAATGCTCAAGGATCTGAGCACAGCGGATAAG AGATGGAACATAATATCACTACGCTACTTCAATCCCGTTGGCGCTCATCCCTCCGGCCTAATAGGCGAAGACCCGACGAAGGAGTTCACAAACCTGATGCCGTTCATGGCGCAAGTGGCTCTGGGCAAAAAGCCAGTTCTCACAGTCTTCGGAAACGATTATCAGACTCCTGATGGCACAG GTGTGCGAGACTACATCCACGTTATGGATCTGGCCAGCGGACATGTTGCAGCTTTGAACCTGCTCAGCGAAAACCACGTTGGTCTTAAG GTCTATAACCTTGGCACAGGCCGAGGCGTGTCCGTTAAAGAGTTAGTAGAAGTGTTCGAGAAGGTGACCAATACAAAGATTCCTCTAAAGTACGAGGCGAGGAGGCTGGGAGATATCACAGCTATGTGGGCGGACGCGACGCTCGCCAAAAACGAGCTCAACTGGGTCACCAAGCACACCATCGAGGAGATGT GCACTGATTTCTGGCGATGGCAGACGATGAATCCGGATGGCTACCCCAAAAAAAACGTTAAGACCAGTGTCATTGTCAACGGAAAGAGTTAG